CTTGAAGGCGGTAAAGGAAGCCTGCTTTGACAACTTTGCTGGAGGATCGCTCGGGGTAGCTAATGGTTTGCGCCGTGATGGCACACCCTTAGATCCCAATGGCACCCATCCCTTGGAGGTATGGACGGGGATCAACTTTGGAATCGCGAGTTACTACCGCTTGATGGGTGAGGGCAAAACAGCAGAAGCGATTTGCTCTGCGGTGGTCACCCAGGTGTATGCCGGTGGCTTGCAATTTCGCACCCCAGAGGCAATTACGGCGGTGAATACCTTTCGGGCTTGCCACTACCTACGGGCGATGGCGATTTGGGGCCTGTGGGCTACGCATACCGATTGGGAAACGATTCCGGGTGCGCAGCGGGTGTAGTCATGCCAACTCAGATCGCTTTTCAATCATCGCTGCCACGATTGGGGTTGACCTAGTTCAGCAATACCGTGGGGTAGAGCCTGGCCTTTCATGTCAGCCGTTCATCGGGATTGCTGGATCACCTTTATGTAGCCCGCGGGACGTGCAGCCGCGGAGAAGTATTCAAGTCGCAGGATTGAGAAAAAATTGAGCAGCTAGAGTGTGCATTACGGCTTCTTGAATGCTTCTTGTCGCAACCCCAATGTTGAGCTTGTTGGCTTGGTTGAGACAGTAGGCGGCATTCTTTGTGAGGGTGCTTCCTATACAGAAGCAGTTGAAAATGCTCCGGAGTTTGATTGCATGCTTGGAGGTAATGGTGAATTTAATGCGAGTCATTTTACGGCCTAAGTTTGAGCTAATCTCAGCTTATTGCTGTTGCTATTTTGAGTGCTAAAGCCCATGGTTGAGTGGCAAATTCCTCCTGTTAATGCGGAGGAATTTGTTATTGACTTCGTTGTATTGTTGATTTGGATTGTGGTTGAGATAAGAATTTGTCTTCACTCCGGCCAGCGACTCCCGCAGTCCTGGCATGGAGCGTCGATGATGGACGGAAGGAATGTTTTGTTCGGATGGGTCTGCTGCGTCGACTTTTGGTCTCCTTCTTAGCTGCGATGCTCCTGATTTTGGTCACTCCAAGCGCAGCTCTGGCGCAAGTGCACCAGCACAACGATGAAGCTGGTGCTCCGATGCTGCGCAGCCTTGAAAGCTTGCGCGACCTCGATTACGACAGCTGGCAGGCCGTGGTCTATCGAACCGGCGAGCCTGGGAATCCCGTGGTTTTGAGAATTGTGGGCTATCCCGGCAAGGTTCGGCTTGACCATCCAGTTTCGATGGGTGTTCAGGCAGGAGTTAAGGCATGGGAATTAGACGACATCACCCTCGATAATCCCGCTCTCGCCAGCGATGGCCGAGAGGCTGCCGCAGAATTCGCTCTCGATCCTCTTCTCGCCGATCTGAGCAACAACCGCCCTTTGCGCCTTTTCCTGCCGGGAGTGTTCAATGAGTTGCCTGTTCCTCCTTATGTGGTGGGCGAATGGCGCGACGTGCAAACACAGCCGCTGAGCTGATGCAGGCCGGCTCCAACCGCTGGATCCTTTGGATGCGCCGGGCGCTGCAGTTAGCAGCCTTGGCTGAAGGACAAACCAGTCCTAACCCCCTGGTGGGAGCGGTGGTGCTCGATGCTCAAGGAGCCTTGGTGGGGGAAGGCTTTCACGCCAAAGCAGGTCAAGCTCATGCCGAGGTCGGTGCGCTTGCCCAAGCCGGTGGGCGCGCCAAGGGCGGCACGATCATCGTCACGCTTGAGCCTTGCTGTCATCAGGGCCGCACACCCCCCTGCTCGGAGGCTGTGATTCAGGCCGGCATTCAGCGCGTGGTTGTGGCACTCAAAGACCCTGATCCGCGTGTAGCTGGTGGTGGCATTCAGCGTTTGCGGGACGCGGGTTTGGAGGTGATCACCGGCGTGCTGGAGGCCGAAGCAGCGCATCAAAATCGTGCCTTCATCCATCGCGTTCAAACGGGTCGTCCCTGGGGACTTCTCAAATGGGCGATGAGTTTGGATGGCCGCACCGCCCTGCCCAATGGCGAAAGCCAGTGGATTAGCGCTCCTCCAGCGCGGGGCTGGGTGCATCAGTTGCGGGCTGGCTGTGATGCGGTGATTGTGGGAGGCGGCACCGTGCGCGCTGATAACCCCCTGCTCACTAGCCGAGGAGTGCGTGCGCCTGAACCTTTGCGGGTGGTGCTGAGTCGCAGTCTTGACTTGCCTCCCCAAGCTCAGCTTTGGGATACAACCCTGGCGTCAACACTTCTTGCCCATGGGCCAGGTTGCGCTGATCGCCCCCTGCCTGAGGGCCCGGAACGCCTTGAGCTTCT
The Synechococcus sp. CC9311 DNA segment above includes these coding regions:
- a CDS encoding DUF3122 domain-containing protein, translating into MGLLRRLLVSFLAAMLLILVTPSAALAQVHQHNDEAGAPMLRSLESLRDLDYDSWQAVVYRTGEPGNPVVLRIVGYPGKVRLDHPVSMGVQAGVKAWELDDITLDNPALASDGREAAAEFALDPLLADLSNNRPLRLFLPGVFNELPVPPYVVGEWRDVQTQPLS
- the ribD gene encoding bifunctional diaminohydroxyphosphoribosylaminopyrimidine deaminase/5-amino-6-(5-phosphoribosylamino)uracil reductase RibD gives rise to the protein MQAGSNRWILWMRRALQLAALAEGQTSPNPLVGAVVLDAQGALVGEGFHAKAGQAHAEVGALAQAGGRAKGGTIIVTLEPCCHQGRTPPCSEAVIQAGIQRVVVALKDPDPRVAGGGIQRLRDAGLEVITGVLEAEAAHQNRAFIHRVQTGRPWGLLKWAMSLDGRTALPNGESQWISAPPARGWVHQLRAGCDAVIVGGGTVRADNPLLTSRGVRAPEPLRVVLSRSLDLPPQAQLWDTTLASTLLAHGPGCADRPLPEGPERLELLASEPLDLLHALAPRGCNRVLWECGPSLAAQAVKQGCVQELAVVIAPKLLGGTLARTPLGELGFSAMDQVIPLSALTAEWLGCDLLLGALTPPLDPAV